The nucleotide sequence CCTGGAAGCCAAACGAGCTCCATATATCGAACCCTTTGCGTTAATGAAGAACCTGTCAGTTGAATCTGTCATGTTCGTGGGCTTCTGAACTTCTAATGTGGGCTCCGTTGAAATATCCGAATTTGGAAAATGCTTTACCATACGCTGTAGATCGTTGATGTACTCGTACAACTTCTTCGTTTCTATCATATCACCATTGTCGATAAGTACAGAGGACGAGGAACTACTAAGATCAACCGGCACTGTGGCTGCATTGAAGTTTCTGTTCTGCTGGTCCTCTAGGAGTTGAAGATTTTTCTTTTGCAGCATGTTTCGTATATTGGTCATGACATCGTCGTAGAGAAGAGCACCAGTAGTATACCGATCAGATTTGGTTGTGCTTATGTCCTCTGGGATGTTCCATTGTTTATTTACGTACATCCTAcgtctttcattttcatttcggcGTTTGGGAGAAAATTTGTCCTTCAACAAATTCGTAGCATTTAATGATTTCTCCACGAACTCTCGCAGGTCGAAGGCACCAGGATATGTCGTACTTTGAGTTACTCTCTCGAAATTCCTTTCTTTGCTTATGCTATGTTTCGCAGTCAAGTCCACCACTTCTCCTTCATCTGGCAAATATAAATTTGCGTTCTTTAATAAGTCATCCAAATGCAGAAGTAGCCTGGTTCCTTTCTGTATatctaattttgcatttttaaggaCGTTCAACGCAGACGGTTGTTTGCCATCCCTTCGAGCTCCTGCCAATGATCCTTCAAGCCCAGATATGTCACTTGTTTCTCGACGGACACGAGCTCTACGCCATTTTTCCTCCATAATTTTGTGATCACTGCCTTGTTGAAATTTGTTAAGCTCATGAACTTGCCCTATGATTACTGTGTGAGATGTTCGTTTGGTTTGACGATGCGTAACACGTTGCAAATGCTGTCTTTGTTGTGGCTGCTGTTGAAGCACTCGCTCGGTTGTTCGAACGGACGTTAAAAAATCTCGCGGCAATGCTGACGATGCTAACAAAATTGGCAACTGCTGCACCTGTGTCTCACTAGACATTAAATCAGTAGAGTCTTCGTTGCTACCGACAGGTTTACGCCTGTGCTTATACGTTTGAAGCAATGTCACTGGTCGGTTTACTTTTATGCCTCCGATCTGTTGCTTCACCTGGTGCGCCTGTCTTACTATAAACCCTGGTAACTTGTTCACTTTCGTTTGCAACTTTGATGCACTTAATGCTTTGTTGGTGGCGGGTTTTATGACCGTTGGCATTGGCATTTGGTTCGTTGACTCTGACCAAGTAATTCCTACCTTCCGTTGGTCGTTGGTTCGATTAATAAGCCGTTTCAACAGCTGAAAATGTTGCGGTGGCTCAATTATATGAATCACATCATCTGAGTCTTCATAAACGTATCGAATGCCTTGCAGATGGGCTGGCACTCGATTTGACGGTTGCTTCGGTTTCGGTACCGATACGCGGTAGGGCGGGGATGTTGTAGTAGTATTAAGCCCTTTTTCATCAATCGAAGCTTTAAGGGACAACTCATTCACTTTGATGGTATAGCACGAATTTAACATATAAATGCTGAACGTGAATATACGGACAAAGTATTGCATTGTCTTTGGACACTGAATTACTCACTTTTACTGTCTATTCGTCAACTGCACTGCACATACGTTACACTCCAACTGTGAAATATTTTGGCGTTGCATGGAATTTATAATACGTTTTGGTACAATTTCCATTCCCCAAGCATTGTCCAATACCAGTGAACAGTGGACTGCAGTATGGACCGTTGCATGCGCTtgacaaagcaaataaaaatgtagcAAAAATGCAAGATGAAATAGAAGACCACTCTACCACTTTGTGAAAGCGGAAGTATTTTTCTATCGCAGGTGTGTTTTCTTTTTGTCAACA is from Anastrepha ludens isolate Willacy chromosome 4, idAnaLude1.1, whole genome shotgun sequence and encodes:
- the LOC128860670 gene encoding LOW QUALITY PROTEIN: uncharacterized protein LOC128860670 (The sequence of the model RefSeq protein was modified relative to this genomic sequence to represent the inferred CDS: substituted 1 base at 1 genomic stop codon), whose protein sequence is MLNSCYTIKVNELSLKASIDEKGLNTTTTSPPYRVSVPKPKQPSNRVPAHLQGIRYVYEDSDDVIHIIEPPQHFQLLKRLINRTNDQRKVGITWSESTNQMPMPTVIKPATNKALSASKLQTKVNKLPGFIVRQAHQVKQQIGGIKVNRPVTLLQTYKHRRKPVGSNEDSTDLMSSETQVQQLPILLASSALPRDFLTSVRTTERVLQQQPQQRQHLQRVTHRQTKRTSHTVIIGQVHELNKFQQGSDHKIMEEKWRRARVRRETSDISGLEGSLAGARRDGKQPSALNVLKNAKLDIQKGTRLLLHLDDLLKNANLYLPDEGEVVDLTAKHSISKERNFERVTQSTTYPGAFDLREFVEKSLNATNLLKDKFSPKRRNENERRRMYVNKQWNIPEDISTTKSDRYTTGALLYDDVMTNIRNMLQKKNLQLLEDQQNRNFNAATVPVDLSSSSSSVLIDNGDMIETKKLYEYINDLQRMVKHFPNSDISTEPTLEVQKPTNMTDSTDRFFINAKGSIYGARLASRPKLSTSLFHRFPDIPLEXGTIASH